The following are from one region of the Fusobacterium russii ATCC 25533 genome:
- a CDS encoding ribonucleoside-diphosphate reductase subunit alpha — MNLERRTVINREGIVETLNIEKIREKLIRACEGLDVNMVELESNIDSIYEENITTQKIQASLINAAVTMTTFEESDWSYVAGRLLMMEAEREVYHARGFSYNKFPETIKKLTDLKLYDERLLSYTTEELEELSKCIDTTRDMVYDYAGSNMLVSRYLIKYNGRTFELPQEVFMVISMMLALNEEKENRINVVKGFYEALSLRKLSLATPILANLRIPKGNLSSCFITAIDDNIESIFYNIDSIAKISKNGGGVGVNISRIRAKGSMVNGYYNASGGVIPWIRIINDTAVAVNQQGRRAGAVTVALDTWHLDIETFLELQTENGDQRGKAYDIYPQVVCSNLFMKRVKNNENWTLLDPYEVRVLYGLELCELYGYEFEELYEKIEKDERIKLKKVLSARELFKSIMKTQLESGMPYIFFKDRANEMNHNSHRGMIGNGNLCMESFSNFKPTVEFKETEEGNVSIRTNEMGEIHTCNLISLNLAELNEQELEKYVALAVRALDNTIDLTVTPLKESNKHNLLYRTIGIGAMGLADYLAREYMIYEESIDEINNIFERIALYSIKASALLAKERGVYTAFKGSKWDRGLFYGKDSEWYRKNSKFKDEWAEAFYLVESYGLRNGELTAIAPNTSTSLLMGSTASVIPTFSRFFIEKNQRGAIPRTVKYLKDRAWFYPEFKNVSPITYVKIMAKIGSWVTQGVSMELLFDLNKGIKAKDIYDTLMTAWEEGCKTVYYIRTIQKNTNNIAEKEECESCSG, encoded by the coding sequence ATGAATCTTGAAAGAAGAACTGTTATAAATAGGGAGGGTATTGTTGAAACTCTTAATATTGAAAAAATAAGAGAAAAACTTATAAGAGCATGTGAAGGACTAGATGTTAATATGGTTGAATTGGAGAGTAATATAGATTCAATTTACGAAGAGAATATAACTACTCAAAAAATACAAGCCTCTCTTATTAATGCAGCAGTTACTATGACTACTTTTGAGGAAAGTGACTGGTCATATGTTGCTGGAAGACTTCTTATGATGGAGGCTGAAAGAGAAGTTTACCATGCTAGAGGTTTTTCATATAATAAATTTCCTGAAACAATAAAAAAATTAACAGATTTAAAACTTTATGATGAAAGATTACTTTCTTATACAACTGAAGAATTAGAAGAACTGTCTAAATGTATAGACACTACTAGAGATATGGTTTATGACTATGCAGGTTCCAATATGCTTGTCAGTAGATATTTAATTAAATATAATGGTAGAACTTTTGAACTGCCTCAGGAAGTATTTATGGTTATATCCATGATGCTTGCTCTAAATGAAGAAAAGGAAAATAGAATTAATGTTGTAAAAGGATTTTATGAAGCTCTTTCACTTAGAAAATTATCGCTTGCAACACCTATTTTAGCAAATTTAAGAATACCTAAGGGGAATCTGTCTTCTTGCTTTATAACTGCAATTGATGACAATATAGAATCCATTTTTTATAATATAGATTCCATTGCAAAAATTAGTAAAAATGGCGGTGGAGTAGGAGTCAATATTTCAAGAATAAGGGCTAAGGGTTCTATGGTAAATGGTTATTACAATGCGAGTGGTGGAGTTATACCTTGGATAAGAATTATAAATGACACAGCTGTAGCTGTAAATCAACAGGGGCGTAGAGCAGGAGCAGTAACGGTTGCTCTTGATACATGGCATTTAGATATAGAAACTTTCTTAGAGTTGCAAACTGAAAATGGAGATCAAAGAGGAAAGGCTTATGATATTTATCCTCAAGTGGTTTGTTCAAATCTCTTTATGAAAAGAGTAAAAAATAATGAAAATTGGACTTTGCTTGACCCTTATGAGGTCAGAGTGCTTTATGGTTTAGAACTCTGTGAACTTTATGGCTATGAATTTGAAGAACTTTATGAAAAAATAGAAAAAGATGAAAGAATAAAATTAAAAAAAGTTTTATCTGCAAGAGAACTATTTAAAAGTATTATGAAAACACAGCTTGAAAGTGGAATGCCCTATATTTTTTTCAAAGACAGAGCAAATGAAATGAATCATAACTCACATAGAGGCATGATAGGCAATGGAAATCTTTGTATGGAAAGTTTTTCTAATTTTAAGCCTACTGTTGAATTTAAGGAAACAGAAGAGGGAAATGTGTCTATAAGAACAAATGAAATGGGAGAAATACATACTTGTAATCTTATTTCTTTAAATCTTGCAGAATTAAATGAACAAGAGCTGGAGAAATATGTAGCTCTTGCAGTTAGAGCTCTTGATAATACAATTGATTTGACTGTTACTCCATTGAAAGAATCTAATAAGCATAATTTATTATATAGAACAATAGGAATTGGAGCAATGGGACTTGCTGATTATTTAGCAAGAGAGTATATGATATATGAAGAATCCATAGACGAAATTAACAATATTTTTGAGAGAATAGCTCTTTATTCTATAAAAGCTTCAGCATTACTTGCTAAAGAGAGAGGAGTTTATACTGCATTTAAAGGTTCTAAATGGGACAGAGGATTATTTTATGGAAAAGATAGTGAATGGTATAGAAAAAATTCAAAATTTAAAGATGAGTGGGCTGAAGCATTTTATTTAGTTGAGAGTTATGGTTTAAGAAATGGAGAACTTACAGCAATAGCACCAAATACATCTACTTCTTTACTTATGGGTTCGACAGCTTCTGTAATACCAACTTTTTCAAGATTTTTTATAGAAAAAAATCAAAGAGGTGCAATTCCAAGAACAGTTAAATATTTAAAAGACAGAGCTTGGTTCTATCCTGAGTTTAAAAATGTAAGTCCTATTACTTATGTAAAAATTATGGCAAAAATTGGTTCGTGGGTTACTCAAGGAGTTTCTATGGAATTACTTTTTGATTTAAATAAGGGAATTAAGGCTAAGGATATTTATGATACTCTTATGACTGCTTGGGAAGAAGGGTGCAAAACAGTTTACTATATTAGAACTATTCAAAAAAATACTAATAATATAGCTGAGAAAGAGGAGTGTGAAAGCTGTAGTGGATAA
- a CDS encoding transposase family protein: MIYLSHSNSIKKLLNLKEKNFKITKVSDEEIKGIITKVVYAVASKENTKCPCCANKLIKNGFKIVNIKILKASQYNTLLKVSKQRYICKSCNKSFSHKLKLVNDNCSISNDVKLAIKLELKEAKSEK, translated from the coding sequence GTGATTTATTTGTCTCATAGCAATTCTATCAAAAAATTACTAAATCTCAAAGAAAAAAATTTTAAAATTACTAAAGTTTCTGATGAAGAGATTAAAGGTATAATTACTAAAGTTGTTTATGCTGTTGCTTCTAAGGAAAATACTAAATGTCCATGTTGCGCTAATAAATTAATTAAAAATGGCTTTAAAATTGTTAATATTAAAATATTAAAAGCTTCTCAATATAATACTTTACTTAAAGTTTCTAAGCAAAGATATATTTGTAAAAGTTGTAATAAATCTTTTTCTCATAAACTTAAACTTGTTAATGATAATTGTTCAATTTCAAATGATGTTAAACTTGCTATTAAACTGGAATTAAAAGAAGCTAAATCTGAAAAA
- a CDS encoding BCCT family transporter, with translation MKTGINIIDWISTIVPLLTVMCLCFIFFIFPSESIFLLERIRNFLGDNFGLYYAMLGSGMLICSLYIAFSKYGKIVLGKDDKVEYSSFTWGVMIFTSTMAADILFYSLCEWTLYANEKHIEKIGGIQKWASTYPLFHWGPIAWSFYIILAVAFAFMLHIRGREKQKFSEGCRPILGDKVDGVFGKIIDLIAIFSLLAGTATTFSLATPLLSSTFSRVFYIKNSNALTIFILILIAVIYTLTVWFGMKGIALLANYCSYLFFILLFYFLFLGKETKYILETGFTAIGVMLQNFIELSTWMDPLRETSFPQKWTIYYWAYWMVWCVATPFFIGKISKGKTIKQVIIGGYIWGLSGTFMSFIILGNYGMSQQIKHGLDLSGLIEKGIPYSDVIINIFETLPFSNLGLLFLGITMIAFYATTFDALTMVIAAYSYKSLAVEKEPDKRVRIFWSIMFILLPIALIFMESSMYSLQSVVIIAAFPIGSIILLLVISFFKDIKSYLKNNSSVSNAVDEKN, from the coding sequence ATGAAAACTGGGATTAATATAATTGACTGGATATCAACAATAGTTCCACTACTGACAGTTATGTGTCTATGCTTTATATTTTTTATATTTCCTAGTGAATCAATTTTTTTATTAGAAAGAATAAGAAATTTTTTGGGAGATAATTTTGGGTTATACTATGCTATGTTAGGCTCTGGAATGTTAATTTGTAGTTTATACATCGCATTCTCTAAATATGGAAAAATAGTATTAGGTAAAGATGATAAAGTTGAGTACTCTTCATTCACATGGGGAGTTATGATTTTCACTTCAACAATGGCAGCAGATATACTTTTTTATTCTTTATGCGAATGGACATTATATGCAAATGAAAAACATATAGAGAAAATTGGTGGAATACAGAAGTGGGCATCTACATATCCCTTATTTCATTGGGGACCTATTGCTTGGAGCTTTTATATAATATTAGCAGTTGCTTTTGCTTTTATGTTACATATCAGAGGAAGAGAAAAACAAAAATTTTCAGAAGGATGTAGACCTATATTAGGAGATAAAGTTGATGGAGTATTTGGGAAAATAATAGATTTAATAGCTATTTTCTCTTTACTAGCTGGAACAGCTACAACCTTTTCACTTGCTACACCACTTTTATCAAGTACTTTTAGTAGAGTATTTTATATAAAAAATAGTAATGCTTTAACAATTTTTATTTTAATTCTCATAGCTGTTATATATACGCTTACAGTTTGGTTTGGAATGAAAGGTATAGCACTTCTAGCTAATTATTGTTCTTATCTTTTTTTTATTTTACTTTTCTATTTTTTGTTTTTGGGAAAAGAAACAAAATACATATTGGAAACAGGCTTTACAGCTATTGGAGTTATGTTACAAAATTTTATTGAATTATCAACTTGGATGGATCCTCTTCGTGAAACTTCCTTTCCACAAAAATGGACAATTTATTATTGGGCATACTGGATGGTTTGGTGTGTCGCAACTCCATTTTTTATAGGAAAGATATCTAAGGGGAAGACGATAAAACAGGTAATTATTGGAGGATACATTTGGGGACTTTCAGGAACATTTATGTCATTTATTATACTTGGAAATTATGGAATGAGCCAACAAATAAAACATGGCTTGGATTTATCTGGACTTATTGAAAAGGGAATACCTTATTCTGATGTAATCATAAATATATTTGAAACACTTCCTTTTTCGAATCTAGGCTTATTATTTTTAGGAATAACTATGATTGCATTTTATGCAACTACATTTGACGCTTTAACAATGGTAATAGCAGCTTATTCATATAAGTCATTAGCGGTTGAAAAGGAACCTGATAAAAGGGTGAGGATATTTTGGTCAATTATGTTTATATTACTACCAATAGCACTAATTTTTATGGAGAGCTCTATGTATAGTTTACAATCTGTGGTAATAATAGCGGCATTTCCAATAGGAAGTATTATTTTACTGTTGGTGATAAGTTTTTTTAAAGATATCAAAAGCTATTTAAAAAATAATAGCTCTGTGTCAAATGCTGTTGATGAAAAAAATTAA
- a CDS encoding dTDP-glucose 4,6-dehydratase: MKTYLVTGAAGFIGANFLKYILKKHKEIKVIVVDILTYAGNLKTIEEELKDSRVKFEKVDIRDRNEIERIFKENKINYVVNFAAESHVDRSIENPQIFLETNILGTQNLLENAKKSWTIGKDENSYPIYKEAVKYLQVSTDEVYGSLTKDFEFANELKIEDEEVKKITKNRKDIKTYGKKFFTEKNSLDPRSPYSASKAAADHIVIAYGETYKLPINITRCSNNYGPYHFPEKLIPLMIKNILENKKLPIYGKGENVRDWLYVEDHCKAIDMVLNRGKMGEIYNIGGFNEEQNINIVKLIIDILRDELTNNCEYQKVLKTDLADINYDLINYVQDRLGHDMRYAIDPTKIVKDLGWYPETDFETGIRKTVRWYLENQEWVENIISGEYQNYYKQMYEDRK; encoded by the coding sequence ATGAAGACATATTTAGTAACAGGAGCTGCGGGCTTTATTGGAGCAAATTTTTTAAAGTATATTTTAAAAAAACATAAGGAAATAAAAGTTATTGTTGTAGATATATTAACCTATGCTGGAAATTTAAAAACTATAGAAGAAGAGCTGAAAGATTCAAGGGTTAAGTTTGAAAAAGTTGATATTAGAGATAGAAATGAAATAGAAAGAATTTTTAAGGAAAATAAAATAAATTATGTTGTGAATTTTGCTGCAGAATCTCATGTGGATAGATCTATTGAAAATCCTCAGATATTTTTGGAAACAAATATTCTTGGAACACAAAATTTGCTTGAAAATGCTAAAAAGAGTTGGACTATAGGAAAAGATGAAAATTCTTATCCTATATATAAAGAAGCTGTTAAATATTTACAAGTTTCAACAGACGAAGTTTATGGTTCTCTAACTAAGGATTTTGAGTTTGCAAATGAATTAAAAATTGAGGATGAAGAAGTTAAAAAAATAACAAAAAATAGAAAAGATATAAAAACATATGGTAAAAAATTCTTTACTGAAAAAAATTCCTTAGATCCGAGAAGTCCTTATTCAGCCTCAAAGGCAGCAGCAGATCATATAGTTATAGCCTATGGAGAAACTTATAAACTACCAATTAATATAACTAGATGCTCAAATAATTATGGTCCATATCATTTTCCGGAAAAACTAATTCCTCTGATGATTAAAAATATTCTTGAAAACAAAAAGCTTCCGATATATGGAAAAGGCGAAAATGTAAGAGATTGGCTCTATGTTGAAGATCATTGCAAGGCAATAGATATGGTTTTAAATAGGGGGAAAATGGGTGAAATCTATAATATTGGTGGCTTTAATGAAGAACAGAATATAAATATAGTGAAATTGATAATAGATATTTTAAGAGATGAACTTACAAATAATTGCGAATATCAAAAAGTTCTAAAAACAGATTTAGCTGATATAAATTATGATTTAATAAACTATGTACAAGATAGATTGGGTCATGATATGAGATATGCTATTGATCCTACAAAAATTGTAAAAGATTTAGGTTGGTATCCAGAAACTGATTTTGAAACAGGAATAAGAAAAACTGTAAGGTGGTATTTGGAGAATCAGGAGTGGGTAGAAAATATAATATCTGGAGAGTATCAAAATTACTATAAGCAGATGTACGAAGATAGAAAATAA
- a CDS encoding glutaredoxin family protein, whose amino-acid sequence MIRVYGKENCGKCNSLKNILIEKNIDFEYIEDLKRLMIVASKARIMSAPVIEYNDNVYTMEAFLEVI is encoded by the coding sequence ATGATTAGAGTTTATGGAAAAGAAAATTGTGGGAAATGCAATTCATTAAAAAATATTTTAATTGAGAAAAATATTGATTTTGAATATATAGAAGATTTAAAAAGACTTATGATAGTTGCCAGTAAAGCAAGGATTATGAGTGCTCCGGTTATTGAGTATAATGATAATGTTTATACTATGGAAGCATTTTTAGAGGTGATTTAA
- a CDS encoding choline/ethanolamine kinase family protein, producing MTKLKKLMTKIKDLFIVKVANNSDIFKIDTLYDDNFKEIEGILLDAGLKLENIDNIQHLGGMTNKNFLLLVNNKKYVLRVSGIGTQGMINRENEKKNSKKIAHLHIDSKLIYYDKNTGNKISEYIENGKTLNSQMAKENLEKVSDLLRRLHNSDVEFDNKFDVFEEIKKYESLANKEGANFYPSYEIVKSKTKKLREKLLELNPRLVSCHNDTVPENFILKDDNLFLIDWEYSGMNDPMWDLAAYSLENSLSKEEEKVFLEKYFHNVIPKNEYLKVQIFKILQDFLWSIWTLVKEKKGIKFGDYGIRRFERCKDMLEEINENWD from the coding sequence ATGACAAAATTAAAAAAATTAATGACTAAAATTAAGGACCTATTCATAGTAAAGGTGGCAAATAACTCTGATATTTTTAAAATTGATACTTTATATGACGATAATTTTAAAGAAATTGAAGGTATTTTATTGGATGCAGGACTTAAATTAGAAAATATTGATAACATTCAGCATTTAGGTGGAATGACTAATAAAAATTTTTTACTCTTAGTAAATAACAAAAAATATGTTTTAAGAGTTTCCGGAATAGGAACTCAAGGAATGATAAATAGGGAAAATGAAAAGAAAAATAGTAAGAAGATAGCTCATTTACATATAGATTCTAAGTTGATTTATTATGATAAAAATACAGGGAACAAGATTTCAGAATATATTGAAAATGGAAAAACTTTAAATTCACAAATGGCAAAAGAAAATTTAGAAAAGGTTAGTGATCTTTTAAGAAGACTTCATAACTCAGATGTAGAATTTGATAACAAATTTGATGTATTTGAAGAAATAAAAAAATATGAATCATTAGCAAATAAAGAAGGAGCAAATTTTTATCCTTCTTATGAAATAGTGAAATCCAAAACTAAAAAATTAAGAGAGAAGCTGTTAGAATTAAATCCTAGATTAGTTTCATGCCATAATGATACTGTACCGGAAAATTTTATACTAAAAGATGATAACCTATTTTTGATAGATTGGGAATATTCTGGGATGAATGATCCAATGTGGGACTTAGCAGCATATTCATTAGAAAATAGTTTGTCTAAGGAAGAAGAAAAAGTATTCTTAGAGAAATATTTTCATAATGTAATTCCTAAAAATGAATATTTAAAAGTTCAAATCTTTAAAATTTTACAAGATTTTTTGTGGAGCATCTGGACTTTAGTAAAGGAAAAAAAAGGAATAAAATTTGGAGATTATGGAATTAGAAGATTTGAGCGATGTAAAGATATGCTGGAGGAAATAAATGAAAACTGGGATTAA
- a CDS encoding ribonucleotide-diphosphate reductase subunit beta, with protein MDKKKLFNPAGDDTLNARKIIKGNSTNLFNLNNVKFQWANQLYRTMMANFWIPEKVDLTQDKNDYENLTVPEREAYDGILSFLIFLDSIQTNNIPNISDHVTAPEVNLLLAIQTFQEAIHSQSYQYIIESILPKQSRDLIYDKWRDDNILFERNSFIAKIYQDFIDEESDENFAKVLIANYLLESLYFYNGFNFFYLLASRNKMVGTSDIIRLINRDELSHVVLFRYMVKEIKNEYPNFFSSEVIYDMFKTAVEQEISWTEHIIGNRVLGITSQTTEAYTKWLANERLKSLGLDPIFTGFNKNPYKHLERFADTEGEGNVKSNFFEGTVTSYNMSSSIDGWEDF; from the coding sequence GTGGATAAGAAAAAACTTTTTAATCCTGCCGGAGATGATACATTAAATGCCAGAAAAATTATTAAGGGAAATTCAACAAACTTATTTAATTTAAATAATGTAAAATTCCAGTGGGCAAATCAATTATATAGAACAATGATGGCTAATTTCTGGATACCTGAAAAAGTTGATTTAACTCAGGACAAGAATGATTATGAAAATTTAACCGTTCCTGAGAGAGAAGCCTATGATGGTATTTTATCTTTTTTGATTTTTTTGGATAGCATTCAAACTAATAATATTCCGAATATATCTGATCATGTAACAGCACCGGAAGTCAATTTGTTACTTGCTATTCAAACATTTCAAGAAGCAATACATTCACAGTCTTATCAATATATAATTGAGTCTATACTTCCAAAACAAAGTAGAGATTTAATCTATGATAAATGGAGAGATGACAATATTTTATTTGAAAGAAATAGCTTTATTGCAAAAATTTATCAAGATTTTATAGATGAGGAGTCAGATGAGAACTTTGCTAAGGTTTTAATTGCAAATTATCTTTTAGAATCATTATACTTTTATAACGGATTTAATTTCTTTTATTTATTGGCAAGCAGAAATAAAATGGTTGGAACATCGGATATTATAAGACTTATAAATAGAGATGAATTATCTCATGTTGTTCTATTTAGATATATGGTAAAAGAAATAAAAAATGAGTATCCTAATTTCTTCTCATCAGAAGTTATCTATGATATGTTTAAAACAGCAGTGGAACAAGAAATAAGTTGGACAGAGCATATTATAGGAAATAGAGTTTTGGGAATAACATCTCAAACTACAGAAGCTTATACTAAATGGTTAGCAAATGAAAGATTGAAATCTTTAGGCTTAGATCCAATCTTTACTGGATTTAATAAAAATCCTTATAAACACTTAGAGAGGTTTGCTGACACTGAGGGAGAAGGAAATGTAAAATCAAATTTTTTTGAAGGTACAGTTACAAGCTACAATATGAGTTCATCAATAGATGGATGGGAAGATTTTTAA
- the murJ gene encoding murein biosynthesis integral membrane protein MurJ, with protein MKKIIVIVMIFNIISKLFAFFRELSLAYFFGASLLTDAYIVAFSIPTIIFGIIGFGIINGYIPIYNQIKDTSDDSTAKKFTINFTNIMLLICLLVFSAGLFFSTSLVKIFSYGFDKETLHLASFFTKISLLSIFPIMLVSIFSGYLQLNNRFFAVAFIGIPTNLIYILGTYFAYKSNNFILLIFFTCFALLFQFIFLCPFIFKTGYKHNFEINIYDKNLQQLLKLSVPIILGTSLEQINILIDRSIASSLGTGAISILNYSGKLNGAILSLSIIAILNILFPKFSSLVSENNISELKQQIKYVINLIFISAFPIMFGIMALNKEVSLFIFGRGNLDENSILYIAKCLSFYSLCFVALCIRELSTKIFYSFKNSKTPVINSSIGIILNIILNIIFSKYLGVSGIALATSISTIFISILLFYNLKKYDIYLDKSNFILLFKVILASFFMIFIIYISKKYISLFGVFDIFIYIINALISYILVIYILKVNEIKDLFKLFFKILKLKK; from the coding sequence ATGAAAAAAATAATTGTGATTGTTATGATCTTTAACATAATATCAAAACTCTTTGCCTTTTTTAGAGAACTATCCTTGGCATATTTTTTTGGTGCTTCATTACTAACAGACGCATATATTGTTGCATTTTCAATTCCTACAATCATTTTTGGAATTATAGGTTTTGGAATTATAAATGGATACATCCCAATTTATAATCAAATTAAGGATACTTCAGATGACTCTACTGCTAAGAAATTTACGATTAATTTTACTAATATTATGCTCTTAATTTGTCTCTTAGTATTCTCTGCTGGTCTTTTTTTTTCGACATCCTTAGTTAAAATTTTTTCATATGGTTTTGATAAAGAAACTTTGCATTTAGCTAGTTTTTTTACAAAAATTTCTCTTTTAAGTATATTTCCAATTATGCTAGTTTCAATTTTCTCTGGATATTTACAATTGAATAATAGATTTTTTGCAGTTGCCTTCATTGGAATCCCTACTAATCTAATTTATATTCTGGGAACATATTTTGCATATAAAAGTAACAACTTTATTTTATTAATATTTTTTACTTGCTTTGCATTATTATTTCAATTTATTTTCCTTTGTCCATTTATATTTAAAACAGGTTATAAACATAATTTTGAGATAAATATTTATGATAAAAACTTACAGCAACTACTCAAATTAAGTGTCCCTATTATCCTAGGGACTTCATTAGAGCAAATAAACATTCTTATTGACAGAAGCATTGCATCTAGTTTAGGGACTGGTGCTATAAGCATTTTAAATTATTCTGGAAAATTAAATGGAGCAATATTATCCTTATCTATTATTGCTATTTTAAATATTTTATTTCCTAAGTTTTCTAGTTTAGTATCAGAAAATAACATTAGTGAATTAAAACAACAAATTAAGTATGTAATTAATTTGATTTTTATTTCTGCATTTCCTATTATGTTTGGAATAATGGCTTTAAATAAAGAAGTTTCTTTATTTATTTTTGGAAGAGGAAACTTAGATGAAAATTCTATATTATATATAGCAAAATGTTTATCTTTTTATAGTTTATGTTTTGTTGCTTTATGTATAAGAGAACTCTCTACTAAAATATTTTATTCTTTTAAAAACTCTAAAACTCCTGTTATTAATTCCAGTATAGGTATTATTTTGAACATTATTTTAAATATTATATTTTCTAAATATCTGGGAGTTTCTGGAATAGCTTTAGCGACATCTATTTCAACAATTTTTATTAGTATTCTATTGTTTTATAATTTAAAAAAATATGATATTTATCTAGATAAATCAAATTTTATTCTTCTTTTTAAAGTAATTTTAGCATCATTTTTTATGATATTTATCATTTATATTTCTAAAAAATATATATCTTTATTTGGAGTTTTTGATATTTTTATCTATATAATAAATGCCTTGATTTCTTATATTTTAGTAATTTATATATTAAAAGTAAATGAAATTAAAGATTTATTTAAATTATTCTTTAAAATTTTAAAATTAAAAAAATAA
- the rfbC gene encoding dTDP-4-dehydrorhamnose 3,5-epimerase produces the protein MGKFKKQETGIEGLYIIEPTVFGDERGFFIESYNKNDFIELGIKDEFVQDNHSKSKKGVLRGLHFQTKFAQGKLVRVIKGAVYDVAVDLRENSKTFGKWFGIELSASNKKMFFIPKGFAHAFLTLEDETEFTYKCTDFYHPEFDSGIIWNDKDINIEWNFEKYMLKEEEIILSEKDKKQQTLVEYKSKLKDGEL, from the coding sequence ATGGGAAAATTTAAAAAACAGGAAACAGGAATAGAGGGTTTGTATATAATTGAGCCAACTGTATTTGGAGATGAAAGAGGCTTTTTTATAGAATCATATAATAAAAATGATTTTATTGAATTGGGAATTAAAGATGAATTTGTTCAAGATAATCATTCAAAATCTAAAAAAGGAGTCTTAAGAGGATTACATTTCCAAACTAAATTTGCACAGGGTAAATTGGTAAGAGTCATAAAAGGTGCTGTTTATGATGTAGCAGTTGATTTAAGAGAAAACAGTAAAACCTTTGGAAAATGGTTTGGAATAGAATTAAGTGCAAGTAATAAAAAAATGTTTTTTATACCAAAAGGTTTTGCACATGCTTTTTTAACTTTAGAAGATGAAACAGAATTTACTTATAAATGCACAGATTTTTACCATCCGGAGTTTGATTCAGGAATTATATGGAATGATAAAGACATAAATATAGAATGGAATTTTGAAAAATATATGTTGAAGGAAGAAGAAATAATTTTATCAGAAAAAGATAAAAAACAACAAACTTTAGTTGAATACAAAAGTAAATTAAAGGATGGTGAATTATGA
- the rfbA gene encoding glucose-1-phosphate thymidylyltransferase RfbA, with protein MKGIILAGGSGTRLYPVTKAISKQITPIYDKPMIYYPLSVLMLAGIRDILVISTPRDVKVFEELLGTGEDFGLNISYAVQESPNGLAEAFIIGEDFINNDSCALVLGDNIFYGHGFTGMLKEAATKKEGATIFGYYVNNPQDFGVVEFDKDGKAISLEEKPKHPKSNYAIPGLYFYDNTVVAKAKQVKPSARGELEITTLNEMYLNENKLNVVSLGRGMAWLDTGTHEALLEASNFVKTIQSRQGIMVACPEEIAYRNAWISDEKLKELAESLLKTDYGKYLINLTKGSNNGKI; from the coding sequence ATGAAAGGAATAATCTTAGCAGGTGGAAGTGGTACAAGACTTTATCCGGTAACTAAAGCAATATCTAAACAGATAACACCAATATATGATAAACCTATGATTTATTATCCTTTATCAGTATTGATGTTGGCAGGAATAAGAGATATTTTAGTAATATCAACTCCAAGAGATGTAAAAGTATTTGAAGAACTTTTAGGAACAGGAGAAGATTTTGGTTTAAATATATCTTATGCTGTGCAAGAAAGCCCTAATGGACTAGCAGAAGCATTTATAATAGGAGAAGATTTTATAAATAATGACTCATGTGCACTGGTTTTAGGAGATAATATTTTTTATGGACATGGTTTCACAGGAATGTTGAAGGAAGCAGCTACTAAAAAAGAGGGAGCTACAATTTTTGGTTATTATGTAAATAATCCCCAGGATTTTGGAGTTGTTGAGTTTGATAAAGATGGCAAGGCTATTTCTTTAGAAGAAAAACCAAAGCATCCAAAATCTAATTATGCAATACCAGGACTATATTTTTATGATAATACAGTTGTTGCAAAAGCAAAACAGGTAAAACCTTCAGCAAGAGGTGAACTTGAGATAACAACTTTAAATGAAATGTATTTAAATGAAAACAAACTAAATGTCGTTAGCTTAGGAAGAGGCATGGCATGGTTAGATACAGGAACTCATGAGGCTCTTTTAGAGGCATCAAATTTTGTAAAAACTATACAGTCAAGGCAAGGAATTATGGTTGCATGTCCTGAAGAAATTGCATATAGAAATGCTTGGATAAGTGATGAAAAATTAAAAGAACTGGCAGAGTCATTATTGAAAACAGATTATGGTAAATATCTTATAAATCTTACTAAAGGAAGTAATAATGGGAAAATTTAA